One stretch of Bacteroidia bacterium DNA includes these proteins:
- the thiL gene encoding thiamine-phosphate kinase, producing the protein MFKNTEKTKIESLGEFGLIDHLTSKFTNTQPTTVQGVGDDAAVIDCGTKYMLVCNDILLEGVHFDFVYTPLKHLGYKAVASNISDIAAMNGHASQIVVSIGLSSKITLEAIEEVYAGIKAACEHYTVDLVGGDTSSSHKGFFISVTAIGFVEKKEVVYRKGATKAELVCVSGDLGSAYVGYMLLEREKRLFLENPEIQPDMEGNDYILQRQLKPEARVDIIDLFKNLHIHPTSMIDVSDGISSELHHLSKHSNVGFVIYEEKLPIDQTTYSKAREFGLDPTVCALNGGEDYELLFTLKQDDYDKIKNSVDISVIGYVTEQSEGINLISKNGNKHKLEAQGWHHV; encoded by the coding sequence ATGTTTAAAAATACAGAAAAGACAAAAATTGAATCCTTAGGAGAGTTCGGGTTGATAGACCATTTGACATCTAAATTTACCAATACTCAGCCCACGACCGTGCAAGGTGTTGGTGACGATGCAGCGGTTATTGATTGCGGCACAAAGTACATGCTTGTTTGCAACGACATTTTATTAGAAGGCGTGCATTTTGATTTCGTTTATACTCCTTTAAAACATTTGGGTTATAAAGCAGTGGCATCAAATATCTCAGATATTGCAGCAATGAACGGACACGCAAGCCAGATTGTTGTATCCATTGGGTTGAGCAGTAAAATTACATTAGAAGCTATTGAAGAAGTGTATGCAGGAATCAAGGCTGCATGTGAACATTATACCGTTGATTTGGTTGGTGGGGATACCTCGTCTTCACATAAAGGTTTCTTTATTTCTGTTACAGCCATTGGCTTTGTTGAAAAGAAAGAAGTAGTGTATCGTAAGGGAGCGACAAAAGCTGAACTTGTCTGTGTGAGTGGCGATTTGGGAAGTGCTTATGTTGGGTATATGCTTTTAGAAAGAGAAAAAAGATTATTTCTTGAAAACCCAGAAATTCAACCGGACATGGAAGGCAATGATTATATTTTGCAAAGACAATTAAAACCTGAAGCAAGAGTTGACATAATTGATTTGTTCAAAAATCTACATATTCACCCTACCTCCATGATTGATGTATCGGATGGAATTAGCAGTGAGTTACACCATTTATCAAAACATTCCAATGTAGGCTTTGTAATTTATGAAGAAAAATTGCCAATTGACCAGACCACATATAGTAAAGCACGTGAATTTGGATTAGACCCAACGGTATGTGCATTAAATGGCGGAGAAGATTATGAACTATTATTTACACTCAAACAAGATGACTACGATAAGATTAAAAACAGTGTAGATATCAGCGTAATCGGATATGTTACTGAACAAAGCGAAGGAATTAATCTTATATCCAAGAATGGCAATAAACATAAATTAGAAGCACAAGGCTGGCATCACGTCTAA
- a CDS encoding ComF family protein, which translates to MTKSQILSNILNSLYPNLCPGCNAVLPNTEMVICGHCELNLPVTDYHQLSENPVAKLFWGKIDFVNATSFLKFNKKGIVQGMMHQLKYHGNKRIGEFLGYKFGEVLHNSSFMEGINGIIPLPLHPRKLVLRGYNQSEYIAIGMSKSLNIPLLNHFVERAVNNISQTKIAGVDRHQNVQNIFALRPNHTIGNQHLLIVDDTITTGATLESLGRLITTQTNCRVSFATIASVV; encoded by the coding sequence ATGACCAAAAGTCAAATATTGAGCAATATTCTGAATTCGCTTTATCCTAATCTTTGTCCGGGATGTAATGCAGTATTGCCAAATACAGAGATGGTAATTTGTGGTCATTGTGAATTAAATCTACCTGTTACAGATTATCACCAGTTGTCTGAAAACCCTGTTGCTAAACTCTTTTGGGGTAAAATTGACTTTGTAAATGCCACTTCATTTTTGAAATTTAACAAAAAAGGCATAGTGCAAGGAATGATGCACCAGTTGAAATATCATGGGAACAAAAGGATAGGGGAGTTTCTAGGATATAAATTCGGTGAAGTATTGCACAATTCATCTTTTATGGAAGGTATAAATGGAATCATTCCTCTGCCATTGCATCCACGTAAATTGGTGCTTAGGGGATATAACCAATCCGAGTATATTGCTATTGGAATGTCAAAGTCGCTTAATATTCCGTTGCTTAATCATTTTGTTGAGCGGGCAGTTAATAATATTTCTCAAACCAAAATTGCAGGTGTGGACAGACATCAGAATGTTCAAAATATTTTTGCACTGAGACCCAATCATACGATTGGTAATCAACATTTATTAATAGTTGATGATACCATTACAACCGGAGCAACATTGGAATCTCTTGGGAGGCTGATTACTACACAAACAAACTGTAGGGTTTCGTTTGCGACAATTGCATCAGT